GCGGCAATGTCATGCGGCGGCGGAGGGGGGTTCCGGGCGGCCAGCATCGGGTTCCTACTAGCCCGCCCTCCTCTGTTTCCGTTGGGGCCAAAGCTGATGAGATGGAAACCCTAATAACCTCTCCCGCGCCGAGCAGGACTGCAGGAGCAGGGAGGAAGGCAACCGCGGCGCCCCGCCTCACCCGCCGCCGTCGGCCCTGTGCCTGTGCGCTGCGGCGACTATACCAAATCGAACTGAAGCTGCGTGCAGCGGCTGTTGGGCTCTGGTGTTGGATGGGCTTTTGGGCCCTCAGATTGGGCTGTAGTTTAGAGAGGCGCAGCGGCCTGCAGCCTCCTCTCCCCGTCTGGCCGTCTCGCTCTCGTCCTCCTCGATCTCCGCTCTCGCCTCGTCGTCTCCGACCCGCAGCGCCTccatttccctctctctctctctctctctctctcccgagtCCCGGCGCCAGCCTGGTTCGGTGTTCCGGCGGCGGGCATTCATGGCGGGGCAGTCCGACCCGCACCTCTCCATCTTCTCCCCCTCCGAGGTAACAGAACCCTTCCCTTCCACACTCCACAGGCAGAAACTATCTTCGTCGAAGGAAAGTGAAGTGGGATGCAACCCAATTTCTGGACCTGTCCTGTCTGTGCTGCAGGTGGAGTTCGTGGCGGAGGATGAGATCGTCGAAATCGTCCCCAATATCCGCATGGACGCCCTCAACATGATCTGCGTGCGTCTGCCGCCACCACCCATTTCCATCTCTTTCAACTCCCTATCCCCCACCTATTCTTACATCTCGCGCTGCTGCTGCCACCGCCGTGCAGGGGGATTTCGGGCCCTTCTTCCCACAGATTCCCACCAAGGTGCCGCTCTGGCTCGCCGTCGCGCTCAAGAAGCGTAGCAAGTGCACCATCCGCACCCCGGACTGGATGACTGTTGGTCAGTGCTTCCTTGTTGCTTGCTCCCCTTTTATTCCTGCTCAAGCATACACAGCCATAAGCATCTGTTGCTTGCTTTTGTTCCTACTAGACCGCTTGACACAGGTATTGGAAGCGGAAAGAGAGTCGCCTCGAGAATTCCAGCCATTACCATTCCACTATATTGAAATTTCTAAGCTGCTATTTGATCAGTGAGCACCCATATCTACCCTGTTTCTTCGATTTCAGCACATTTTTCACCTAAACCTGATCCGCTCTCGTTTGTTTCCTGCAGTGCTCGTGATGACATCTCAGATGCATACCTGGTGAGTGTTTAATCAATCTCGGTGCAGATTTGTTAGTTGTGTCTAGTAAGTCCAAAAATATATGCTTACTCCTAGTTTTGATTGTGGCACAGGTGAGATCTCTAATTGAGGACATCAGAGATGT
Above is a genomic segment from Miscanthus floridulus cultivar M001 chromosome 3, ASM1932011v1, whole genome shotgun sequence containing:
- the LOC136542837 gene encoding DNA replication complex GINS protein PSF2, with amino-acid sequence MAGQSDPHLSIFSPSEVEFVAEDEIVEIVPNIRMDALNMICGDFGPFFPQIPTKVPLWLAVALKKRSKCTIRTPDWMTVDRLTQVLEAERESPREFQPLPFHYIEISKLLFDHARDDISDAYLVRSLIEDIRDVRFHKVETGLETISGRTHAVKLKNLSAMEVNIVRPFMVRTLQAFYKHDSPQMIQQADNTGSRATPVTDRGPRRDLRRR